One genomic window of Diospyros lotus cultivar Yz01 chromosome 8, ASM1463336v1, whole genome shotgun sequence includes the following:
- the LOC127807405 gene encoding uncharacterized protein LOC127807405, whose product MGDDHPRSLPQEVCHMFGFGGFCRVYRSLISRRHSDKNRHSKDARSHPSDESRPTHKAIKALDPKDHVGRDLNGEGPQGDDLASHGGFCKDSSANNNNSYLSSSPSPLSSPFEPSWSSSPTPNLSRSGSLRSWTPTPIAAANRLLKSMSKKGVDTSSVPETGVLSRNSSQKGQFHEDGAFLKAPSIKGPSPSLSKNTSRKGPTPIMFSNSNGVLKPRAIEKNLECTLEELCFGCTKRIMITRDVVTDNGQIEEEEELLTIKVNPGWRKGTKITFEGIENKTSGTYQADIILVISEKEHHSFRREGDDLELTVEVPLLQALTGCTLPIPLLGGGELSLTMDDIIQPGEEKIIAGQGMPKLTEEGNRGNLVVKFLVEFPAQLTDEKRSEISSILQDSC is encoded by the exons atgGGAGATGATCATCCTCGATCACTACCGCAGGAGGTCTGTCACATGTTCGGGTTTGGAGGTTTCTGCAGGGTGTATAGATCACTCATCTCTAGACGCCATTCTGACAAGAATCGCCATTCCAAGGACGCCAGATCCCATCCCAGCGATGAATCCAGGCCTACTCACAAAGCCATCAAG GCCTTGGACCCTAAAGACCATGTAGGAAGAGACCTAAATGGCGAGGGACCGCAGGGTGATGATCTTGCCTCTCACGGAGGTTTCTGCAAGGATAGCAGcgccaataataataattcctATCTCTCCTCATCACCTTCTCCATTATCGAGCCCTTTCGAGCCATCTTGGTCATCAAGCCCTACCCCAAACCTATCGAGAAGCGGGAGTCTGAGGAGCTGGACTCCAACGCCCATAGCCGCAGCTAACCGGCTCTTGAAGAGCATGAGCAAGAAGGGCGTTGACACGTCGTCCGTCCCAGAAACTGGCGTGCTCTCAAGGAATTCGAGCCAGAAGGGCCAGTTCCATGAAGATGGCGCATTCTTGAAGGCTCCTAGCATCAAAGGGCCATCCCCGTCCCTTTCTAAGAACACGAGCCGGAAGGGCCCGACGCCAATCATGTTCTCTAACTCGAATGGCGTGCTCAAGCCCAGAGCCATTGAGAAGAACCTCGAGTGCACCCTTGAAGAGCTATGCTTCGGATGCACCAAGAGGATCATGATCACAAGAGATGTTGTCACAGACAACGG gcaaatagaagaagaagaagaactgcTAACGATCAAAGTGAACCCCGGATGGAGGAAAGGAACAAAGATCACATTTGAAGGAATAGAAAACAAGACATCGGGAACTTACCAGGCTGACATCATCCTTGTGATCTCGGAGAAAGAGCATCATTCATTTCGAAGAGAAGGCGATGATCTGGAGTTGACAGTGGAAGTCCCTCTGTTGCAGGCTCTCACCGGCTGCACCCTTCCAATCCCTTTGCTAGGCGGCGGGGAGCTGAGCTTAACAATGGACGATATCATACAACCTGGAGAGGAAAAGATTATTGCAGGCCAGGGCATGCCAAAGTTAACAGAGGAAGGGAATAGGGGAAACCTGGTAGTCAAGTTCCTGGTTGAGTTTCCTGCCCAACTGACAGACGAAAAGCGGAGCGAGATCTCTAGCATTTTGCAGGATTCTTGTTGA
- the LOC127807404 gene encoding aldehyde dehydrogenase family 3 member H1, with translation MASTDNGKAMMSAFDSEAASFMVKELRGTFAAGKTRTYQWRVSQLKSLLRIVIDHEREIIDALRSDLSKPVLEAYVSEIAMLKSSCEFTLKQLKRWVAPEKVKTSIATFPSSAEIVPEPLGVVLVISAWNYPFLLSLDPVIGAVAAGNAVVLKPSEIAPATSALIAKLLRKYMDTSAVKVVEGAVPETSALLQQKWDKIFYTGNPKVGRIILAAAAKNLTPVVLELGGKCPVVVDSNINLKVTARRLIAGKWGLNSGQACISADYVITTKEFAPKLIDSLKDELEKFFGNDPLKSEDLSRIVNFHHFARLVELLDDEKVSGKIVHGGERDQNDLKIVPTILLDAPDDSRIMNEEIFGPLLPIVTVHNLEDSFSIINSREKPLAAYLFTNNKKLKEKFVRDVSAGGLLINDIGIHLANPHLPFGGVGESGTGSYHGKFSFDTFSHKKAVLYRGFAGDASARYPPYTSWKFRLLKALLSGNIFGVIRVLLGL, from the exons ATGGCTTCGACAGATAATGGGAAGGCGATGATGTCTGCGTTCGATAGCGAAGCGGCGAGTTTTATGGTGAAGGAGCTGAGAGGCACCTTCGCCGCCGGTAAGACGAGGACGTACCAGTGGAGAGTCTCGCAGTTGAAGAGTTTGTTGAGAATAGTTATCGATCACGAGAGAGAGATCATCGATGCTCTTCGCTCCGACCTATCCAAACCTGTTCTCGAAGCCTACGTATCGGAg ATTGCTATGTTGAAGTCCTCGTGTGAATTCACACTCAAACAACTAAAACGTTGGGTGGCTCCGGAGAAg GTTAAAACCTCAATAGCAACTTTCCCTTCATCAGCAGAGATAGTGCCAGAACCGTTAGGTGTCGTATTGGTGATCTCAGCATGGAATTACCCTTTCT TGTTATCTCTCGATCCAGTTATTGGAGCAGTTGCAGCTGGCAATGCTGTAGTTTTGAAGCCATCAGAAATTGCTCCAGCCACATCCGCACTGATTGCAAAATTATTAAGGAAATATATGGACACCTCTGCAGTAAAAGTAGTTGAGGGGGCTGTTCCTGAGACATCTGCACTACTTCAGCAAAAGTgggataaaatattttatacag GGAACCCAAAAGTAGGACGCATCATCTTGGCTGCTGCTGCAAAAAACCTTACACCTGTTGTTTTGGAGCTTGGAGGAAAATGTCCCGTTGTTGTTGATTCCAACATCAATCTGAAA GTCACAGCAAGGCGGCTTATAGCAGGAAAATGGGGACTAAATAGTGGACAAGCATGCATTTCTGCTGATTACGTTATAACAACAAAAGAATTTGCTCCTAAGTTG ATAGATTCTCTGAAAGATGAGTTGGAGAAGTTCTTTGGTAATGATCCGCTGAAATCAGAAGACTTGTCTCGCATAGTGAATTTCCACCACTTTGCTCGCTTAGTGGAGCTCTTAGATGATGAGAAGGTATCTGGTAAAATAGTACACGGAGGTGAAAGGGATCAAAATGACCT AAAGATTGTTCCAACCATTTTGCTGGATGCCCCAGACGACTCTCGcatcatgaatgaggagataTTTGGTCCTTTGCTCCCCATTGTGACG GTTCACAATCTGGAAGACAGTTTCAGTATAATTAACTCTAGAGAAAAGCCACTTGCAGCTTACTTATTTACCAACAACAAGAAGCTTAAGGAGAAGTTTGTCAGAGATGTATCTGCAGGGGGGTTGCTTATCAATGATATTGGCATACAT CTTGCAAACCCCCATTTACCATTTGGAGGAGTTGGGGAAAGCGGAACGGGTTCATACCATGGCAAATTCTCTTTTGATACTTTTAGCCACAAGAAGGCAGTTTTATACCGGGGTTTTGCCGGTGATGCATCTGCAAGGTACCCCCCATACACATCCTGGAAATTCAGACTACTAAAGGCTCTGCTAAGTGGCAACATCTTTGGCGTTATCCGTGTTTTGCTTGGCTTGTAG